A DNA window from Aestuariispira ectoiniformans contains the following coding sequences:
- a CDS encoding acetyl/propionyl/methylcrotonyl-CoA carboxylase subunit alpha, which yields MFKKILIANRGEIACRVIETAREMAIGTVAVYSDADAKSKHVALADEAVHIGPPAASESYLLGQKIIDVALETGAQAIHPGYGFLSENAEFADACARAGLVFIGPPADAIRAMGSKSEAKAVMGDAGVPLVPGYHGDNQDAEFLHGQADEIGYPLLIKASAGGGGKGMRLVEKSGDFAASLESCRREARNSFGDDHVLLERFVTRPRHIEMQIFADSHGNAVHLFERDCSVQRRHQKVLEEAPAPGMSEDLRKQMGDAAVAAAKAIGYEGAGTVEFIVETDEDSVPGAFFFMEMNTRLQVEHPVTEMVTDQDLVEWQLRVAAGEVLPLLQDQINCSGHAIEARLYAEDPDNDFLPAIGTLHHLHLPEDKARIDSGVRSGDEVSMHYDPMIAKIIVHGRDRNEALRRMESALQASQIAGVTTNRDFLAAVVRHPAFANAQLNTGFIANYEVDLLPEREAVPSQTLALAVVALLQDREAAKSVNPSDPWSPWNCTDNWRLNDSSHTTFHFDDAGVERQFAATIVNGSVSVSEGGESHGFENICRSGAEISAVVDGRRVDAVVHQAHAAVTIVDGMTYRVNELDPMRSAGEEEGGSGRLTAPMPGKVTAVHVAAGDTVTEGQALLILEAMKMEHTIVAPIDGIVASVRYAVGDQVAEGQDLVTFEEEA from the coding sequence ATGTTCAAGAAAATCTTGATCGCCAACCGGGGCGAGATTGCCTGTCGTGTTATCGAAACCGCGCGGGAAATGGCCATTGGGACTGTGGCGGTCTATTCCGATGCGGATGCCAAGTCCAAGCATGTGGCGCTGGCCGATGAGGCCGTGCATATCGGCCCGCCGGCGGCTTCTGAAAGTTACCTTCTGGGGCAGAAGATCATTGACGTGGCCCTGGAGACAGGCGCGCAAGCCATCCATCCGGGCTATGGTTTCCTGTCGGAGAATGCCGAATTTGCCGACGCCTGTGCCAGGGCTGGTCTGGTCTTTATCGGCCCGCCTGCAGATGCGATCCGGGCCATGGGCTCCAAATCCGAGGCAAAGGCTGTCATGGGCGATGCCGGCGTGCCATTGGTTCCCGGCTACCACGGCGATAATCAGGACGCAGAATTCCTTCACGGACAGGCCGACGAGATTGGCTACCCCTTGTTGATCAAGGCGTCCGCCGGTGGCGGGGGCAAGGGCATGCGCCTGGTGGAGAAATCCGGCGATTTTGCAGCCTCTCTCGAAAGCTGTCGGCGTGAGGCCCGCAATTCATTTGGCGACGATCACGTATTGCTGGAACGTTTTGTCACCCGCCCACGTCATATTGAAATGCAGATCTTTGCCGATTCCCATGGCAATGCGGTTCATCTGTTCGAACGCGATTGTTCGGTCCAGCGACGTCACCAGAAAGTGCTGGAGGAAGCACCTGCGCCGGGGATGAGCGAAGACCTTCGTAAACAGATGGGCGACGCTGCTGTCGCGGCTGCCAAGGCCATTGGCTATGAAGGGGCCGGCACCGTGGAATTCATCGTGGAAACCGATGAGGACAGTGTACCGGGGGCCTTCTTCTTCATGGAGATGAATACCCGCCTTCAGGTGGAACATCCCGTAACTGAGATGGTCACGGATCAGGACCTCGTGGAATGGCAGCTCCGTGTTGCTGCCGGAGAGGTCCTGCCGTTGTTGCAGGATCAGATCAACTGTTCCGGCCATGCCATTGAGGCGCGGCTTTATGCGGAAGACCCGGATAACGACTTTTTGCCAGCGATTGGCACATTGCATCATCTGCACTTGCCGGAAGACAAGGCGCGGATCGATTCCGGCGTACGCTCCGGCGATGAAGTCTCCATGCATTATGATCCGATGATTGCAAAAATAATCGTCCATGGCCGTGACCGGAATGAGGCGTTGCGGCGTATGGAAAGCGCGCTTCAGGCATCCCAGATAGCCGGGGTAACAACCAACCGGGACTTCCTGGCGGCTGTCGTCCGCCATCCGGCCTTTGCCAATGCACAATTGAATACGGGTTTCATTGCCAATTATGAGGTCGATCTGTTGCCAGAACGCGAGGCTGTGCCGTCGCAAACACTGGCGCTGGCGGTGGTGGCCCTGCTGCAGGATCGCGAAGCGGCCAAATCCGTCAACCCGTCCGATCCTTGGTCCCCGTGGAACTGCACGGACAACTGGCGGCTGAATGACAGCAGCCATACCACGTTCCATTTCGACGATGCCGGTGTTGAACGCCAGTTCGCCGCAACCATTGTCAACGGCAGCGTGAGTGTTTCGGAAGGGGGCGAAAGCCACGGCTTCGAGAATATCTGTCGGTCGGGTGCTGAAATCTCCGCCGTTGTTGATGGACGTCGCGTCGATGCGGTCGTTCATCAGGCGCATGCGGCGGTGACCATCGTTGACGGCATGACTTATCGTGTGAATGAGTTGGACCCGATGCGCAGTGCCGGGGAGGAAGAGGGCGGTTCGGGCCGCCTGACGGCCCCGATGCCGGGCAAGGTTACCGCCGTTCATGTGGCTGCAGGCGATACGGTCACGGAAGGTCAGGCTCTTCTGATCCTGGAGGCCATGAAAATGGAACATACGATTGTGGCGCCGATTGATGGGATTGTTGCATCGGTCCGCTACGCGGTGGGCGATCAGGTTGCCGAAGGGCAGGACCTGGTTACTTTTGAAGAAGAGGCCTGA
- a CDS encoding hydroxymethylglutaryl-CoA lyase, which produces MALPKSVKIVEVGPRDGLQNEKATVTTDQKVALIERLAAAGLQAVEAGSFVSPKWVPQMADSADVLRRIQRQPGTSYPCLTPNMKGFEAAMDCGVEEIAIFGAASESFSRKNINCSIDESLARFADVCDAARAKNIRIRGYVSCVLGCPYEGDIAPEAVADVSAKMLELGCYEVSLGDTIGVGTPERTKRLIETVAKVVPITRLAGHFHDTYGQALANIYAAMEMGVSVFDSSIAGLGGCPYAKGASGNVATEDVLYMLQGCGVETGVDFDQILQAGWFISDVIGRVPVSRVSLAMKAKV; this is translated from the coding sequence ATGGCATTGCCGAAGTCAGTAAAGATCGTGGAGGTCGGCCCGAGGGACGGCCTGCAAAATGAAAAAGCGACAGTTACCACCGACCAGAAGGTGGCGTTGATCGAACGGCTGGCCGCCGCCGGGCTTCAAGCGGTGGAGGCGGGAAGTTTCGTCTCACCCAAGTGGGTGCCCCAGATGGCCGACAGTGCGGACGTCCTGCGCCGAATTCAACGCCAGCCCGGCACCTCCTATCCCTGTCTCACCCCGAATATGAAGGGGTTCGAGGCGGCCATGGACTGTGGCGTGGAAGAAATCGCTATCTTTGGTGCGGCTTCGGAAAGCTTTTCCCGGAAGAACATCAACTGTTCGATTGATGAAAGCCTGGCGCGTTTTGCCGATGTCTGTGACGCGGCGCGTGCGAAGAATATCCGTATTCGCGGTTATGTCTCCTGTGTTCTGGGCTGCCCCTATGAGGGTGATATCGCGCCGGAGGCTGTGGCCGATGTTTCGGCCAAGATGCTGGAGCTCGGCTGTTATGAGGTCTCGCTGGGTGATACCATCGGCGTCGGCACGCCGGAACGGACCAAGCGATTGATTGAGACCGTTGCCAAGGTCGTACCCATCACCCGGCTTGCCGGACATTTCCACGATACCTACGGGCAGGCGCTGGCCAATATCTATGCGGCCATGGAAATGGGCGTTTCGGTTTTTGATTCCTCCATTGCAGGGCTTGGCGGCTGTCCTTATGCCAAAGGTGCATCGGGCAATGTGGCAACGGAGGATGTTCTTTACATGCTCCAGGGCTGTGGCGTAGAAACCGGTGTCGACTTCGACCAGATTCTCCAGGCAGGCTGGTTTATTTCCGATGTGATCGGCCGGGTGCCGGTCTCCCGCGTTTCCCTCGCCATGAAAGCCAAAGTATAA
- a CDS encoding DUF1489 family protein, giving the protein MSDTSTDAATIHLRKLCVGVESVEQLEQWVPHIAQQRGGITWHITRSWPKRADELLAGGSLYWIIKGVMQARQRIIGFEEHASEDPDEKPRCKILLEPKVIRTQAWPHRPFQGWRYLKPGEAPADLGAEGTGDDQLPPELAAELRNLGVL; this is encoded by the coding sequence ATGTCCGACACCTCCACCGACGCTGCAACAATCCACCTCAGAAAACTTTGCGTCGGTGTGGAATCGGTAGAGCAGTTGGAGCAGTGGGTGCCCCATATCGCGCAGCAACGCGGCGGGATTACCTGGCATATCACGCGAAGCTGGCCGAAACGGGCGGATGAATTATTGGCCGGCGGCTCTCTTTACTGGATCATCAAAGGGGTGATGCAGGCCCGTCAGCGTATCATCGGCTTTGAGGAACATGCTTCCGAAGACCCTGATGAGAAGCCACGCTGCAAGATATTGCTGGAACCAAAAGTCATCCGCACTCAGGCCTGGCCGCACCGGCCGTTTCAAGGGTGGCGCTATCTCAAGCCGGGAGAAGCCCCTGCCGATCTGGGCGCGGAAGGCACCGGGGATGATCAGCTTCCACCCGAATTGGCGGCGGAACTCCGCAATCTGGGTGTTCTCTAG
- a CDS encoding LysR substrate-binding domain-containing protein encodes MAIDAPKLRLPSLKALQAFETAARHESFSRAAEELSVTPGAVAQQVKALEDWLGFPLFRRQSHGLQLLPQAKAALPGLVRAFDSLGDSVQDLRNAGPVRQIRIAALPCIAQLWLSPRLPQLRQHFPDLQISVTAMETPPNFRREPYDLALFYLNSDSGDPARLVLAQDYLFPVCSPALVKELELTEGLLEEQPLLADAVWAQDWPSWMKFAGLNPDKATISASFSLYSLALQTAIDGGGLLIGRETLVTNALQRKDVIAPFNIRLPSPRPLTLIMPTPLTEGHRLAELVEWFKTSVGT; translated from the coding sequence ATGGCGATAGATGCCCCCAAGCTGCGGTTACCTTCATTGAAAGCCTTACAGGCCTTTGAAACCGCCGCACGGCACGAAAGCTTTTCACGGGCAGCCGAAGAACTGTCGGTCACGCCGGGGGCGGTCGCCCAACAGGTGAAGGCCCTAGAAGACTGGTTGGGATTTCCGCTGTTCCGGCGGCAAAGCCATGGATTACAGCTATTGCCACAGGCTAAAGCAGCGCTGCCCGGTCTGGTGCGGGCATTCGACAGCCTTGGTGACAGCGTCCAGGACTTGCGCAACGCGGGTCCGGTCCGACAGATTCGTATCGCGGCCCTGCCTTGTATAGCACAGCTTTGGCTATCCCCGCGCCTGCCGCAGTTACGCCAACACTTCCCGGACCTGCAGATATCTGTAACCGCCATGGAAACGCCACCGAATTTCCGTCGCGAACCTTATGACCTTGCCCTGTTTTACCTGAATAGCGACAGTGGCGACCCCGCCAGGCTTGTGCTGGCGCAGGACTATCTGTTCCCGGTCTGCAGCCCGGCATTGGTGAAAGAACTTGAACTCACGGAAGGCCTGCTTGAAGAACAGCCCCTGCTTGCCGATGCGGTTTGGGCCCAGGACTGGCCGTCCTGGATGAAATTTGCCGGCCTTAATCCGGATAAGGCCACGATCAGCGCCAGTTTTTCCCTTTATAGCCTTGCCCTGCAGACGGCGATCGACGGCGGAGGTCTTCTGATCGGTCGCGAAACGCTGGTTACAAATGCCCTGCAGCGCAAGGATGTGATTGCGCCTTTCAACATCAGGCTGCCAAGTCCGCGGCCCCTGACCCTGATCATGCCGACACCACTGACTGAGGGGCATCGGTTGGCGGAACTGGTAGAGTGGTTCAAAACATCAGTCGGCACATAG
- a CDS encoding serine hydroxymethyltransferase: protein MAHLERRPWVPDHCEDYIQGIASSIEGADADGIEAKLLDLVADNRSIHDQDCINLNPATNVMNPKAEALLASGIGSRPSLGYPGDKYEMGLEAIEQIEVIAAELAAEVFDARFAEIRVASGAIANLYAFMACAKPGDSIIVPPADIGGHVTHQMAGAAGLYGLDIHEAPVNAAGYTVDLEGLGDLAARVRPKLITIGGSLNLFPHPIREICAIADSVEAKVLFDAAHMSGMIAGRAWQQPLKEGAHLMTMSTYKSFGGPASGLIVSDDEEIAERLDRIAFPGLTANFDAAKSAALAMALLDWKTFGEGYAKQMAENAKMLASALDQGGLPVFAMDRGATTSHQFAIEAAGFGGGQAMAKQLREANILACGIGLPLTPVAGDMNGLRLGVPEITRRGVTAAEIPLMASYLIRLLIDGEEPASVAKDVSAFAANHRDLHFIR, encoded by the coding sequence ATGGCACATCTGGAACGGCGACCCTGGGTCCCTGATCATTGTGAAGATTATATTCAAGGCATTGCGAGTTCGATTGAGGGAGCGGACGCGGATGGGATCGAGGCGAAGTTGCTGGATCTTGTTGCGGACAACCGGTCGATTCACGATCAGGACTGCATCAACCTGAACCCGGCTACGAATGTGATGAACCCCAAGGCAGAGGCGTTGCTGGCTTCGGGCATCGGTTCTCGGCCGTCTCTCGGCTATCCGGGTGATAAATACGAAATGGGGCTTGAGGCGATCGAACAGATCGAGGTGATCGCGGCAGAACTCGCAGCCGAGGTGTTCGACGCCAGGTTTGCGGAGATTCGTGTGGCCTCCGGTGCTATCGCCAACCTATATGCCTTTATGGCCTGTGCGAAACCGGGCGATTCCATCATTGTGCCGCCGGCGGATATTGGTGGTCATGTGACGCATCAGATGGCTGGTGCTGCCGGTCTCTATGGCCTCGATATTCATGAGGCGCCGGTTAATGCGGCAGGCTATACGGTGGACCTGGAAGGGCTTGGCGATCTCGCCGCCCGGGTCAGGCCGAAGCTGATTACCATTGGGGGCAGTCTGAACCTCTTCCCTCATCCGATTAGAGAAATCTGTGCAATTGCAGATTCCGTTGAGGCGAAGGTGCTGTTTGATGCCGCCCATATGTCCGGCATGATCGCGGGCCGCGCCTGGCAGCAACCGCTGAAGGAAGGGGCTCATCTGATGACGATGAGTACCTATAAGAGTTTCGGCGGTCCTGCGTCCGGGCTGATCGTCTCGGATGATGAGGAGATAGCGGAAAGGCTTGACCGGATTGCCTTCCCCGGATTGACGGCGAACTTCGATGCGGCGAAGTCCGCGGCCCTGGCAATGGCCCTGCTGGACTGGAAGACCTTTGGCGAGGGCTATGCGAAACAGATGGCGGAGAATGCCAAAATGCTGGCTTCTGCTCTGGATCAGGGAGGGCTGCCTGTCTTTGCGATGGATCGGGGGGCGACCACATCGCATCAATTCGCCATTGAGGCGGCGGGCTTTGGAGGTGGGCAGGCCATGGCCAAGCAACTCCGTGAGGCCAATATTCTGGCTTGTGGGATCGGGCTTCCGCTTACGCCGGTTGCCGGAGATATGAACGGTCTGCGCCTTGGGGTGCCTGAAATTACCCGCCGGGGCGTGACTGCGGCGGAGATTCCTCTCATGGCTTCCTACCTGATTAGGCTGTTGATCGACGGTGAGGAGCCTGCCTCCGTGGCGAAGGATGTGTCCGCCTTTGCGGCAAACCACCGGGATTTGCACTTCATTCGCTGA